attttatattcttctGTAGAAAGTATTGATCAAAGATCAGCTGGTTTATTCCTGTAAAAAGACACCTTCACTGTATAGAACGGGGAGCTTGTTAAACTAAAGCCATTTGTTCAGGCTTTCTGAGAAATCACTCCTCAGAATGCGTGTCTCTTATCTATTCATTCAAAAGCCTCATCATGTCCCTATTTATGCTGCTggtgtgtaaaaacaaaacaaacacagcaggctgTTCTGTTATCTGAGCACTGTTTCTGAAATAACGCTTCCTGTCTCTGATTGCAAATCATCCTCGGTGGGAGTTAACATTTCCTTTGTGAATCCTCACGGGTGGGGGTTTCCGATGGGGAGCAATCCGATCAGACTGGGCGTGATCAATTTCACGTGTGCCATTAATCCAATCAGAGGAATGCGAGACGTCGATATCAGACTCACGACTGGAAGCCGCGTCGTGACCGTCTGCGCGAGACGGCctgtccccctctctctctctctctttctttctttttcatttatttatgttttatgaatGAAGGTTCAGGTCCCGTGACCCCTTCAGCCAATCGGCAGCTCGCACCTGCAGCCGTTCGCAGCTCTGCAGCAACAAGAGGTCACTCAACTTTGGAAAcgtggaggagagagagcagggggaggaggtCCGGAGCAGTCCCCGTCCGATCAGCCCGACCAGCCCGGCCTTCATGCGCACATAAATACGGACACTTCCAATCTGGGGGGTTGGCTTTTTGTCCTTTATTCACCAGATCGCGATgctgatgaaaaacagcaaCGCCGTGGCCGCGGAGAAACGCGTGGATCTGGCCTCGCTCTTCTGCATGATCAGCCGCCACGGTCCCGCCGTGGCTCTGGCGCTGATCGCGATGGTCTCCGTGCTTGCGGGCTTCATCATCTACCGGAGCGTGCGGGGCAAGCGGAGGAAGGCCACTGCGGCCGACGGCGACAGCGCCAGCCCCgaggaggagacagacacaTCGGTGATCCGgccgggaccgggaccgggaccgagCTCGGAGGAATCGCACAGCTCCGCAGAGTCAACAGGTAATAGTACCAGATAACGTTACCACAGGCTGCTGCAGGTTACAGGTGCGGGCTCAGCAAGACCAACAATATTATTTATAGTGATAACAATCAGAATTAGAGCAGCACCGAGTTGCTCAGTTTAGTGCTGACGAGCGGTATAAATATGATGGGAAATACAATAGAGATAACGTAATGTCCATGACCACTGAACATAGACGGTAAAAAAATGTGCTTAAAGCCAGAATTAATTCTGTCCGGGCCGTTTGCGATAATCTGGCCTCACTCTAATCCAATTAGGTATCTGAAATCAAAGTGATTACCATcatgttaagaaaaaaataattactgcTTGAGGTTGGCAGGAAACTTTTACTAGGATACCTGCTCTTCAGTATAACACTCCCATCATAAAGCAGTTGATACAATTAGCTGACATTTGGTTTTATTGGTTACTTATCAAATGTCAAACTATACTGTTTTTTATTACTGGATCACTCCAGTGGAGCCATGAGATTTCTCACTTTGTCAGATCTCATATTGGAAGTTGAAGCTACTGGAGATACAACTTTTTCTGAATGTGCAGTGAGTTTCTgagatatatatgtatttttatttttttcaaacaggaTTATTCTGCtccccaaaacaacaaatgtaatttgtgcttttgtgctAAATGGGCTTGCTTTGATATCTTATCTCTTACCATTTTTAATGGAATTTATCGATCAAAGggttgttgattttatttgtgtaaaaataGCCTCACTTAAATTCATAAGCTGAAAGCCTCATCCATTTATATGCACTAGCAGatccaagttaaaaaaaaaagtgattcatttttcatgaagaaaacaaagtaGATGGATACTTTtacaaaaatacatgaaatcCAAAGAAgatgtttcatttcaacatgaaaTTTTCCGCTAAAGTAATGTTGTCATGTGCCACAGGGCAGCAGTGACATTGTCAAGATTCAGATGAAGACGGTGAGATAAAACTGTCAAATGAGGATATACTCCAGAGATATTGCAATCAGGGTAAACAGGGCCTTTAATGGATGAAGCAAACAATCGACCGATCCCTGCTGACTGTATCGATTACTTTCTCTGTCATCAGATCTTCTGGGAGAACACAAAGTTTTACCAGATTTTTATGTCGGGCCTTTGTAAACCAGCGAAAACACTGAACCtaacaaacatacatttttaattttcatgaaaTGCTTGTAGTTAGCAAAAAATAACACATAGAACCTAGAAATTAGTCAAAGAAGAATTTCAGACTGAGGTATAGGCTGTTACTTATTAGTGTAATGTATAGTTCAATACGTTTATAGTTGCCTATGATTTACATGATTCATTTGCAGAATTAACATTCAgcaccacatttttttttttttttttttttttttaacagatgcGAGTAATGAAGATTTGTCAGACGTGAGGGAGGCCCCTGATTCATTTCAAACTGATCTGAAAGTCAGGCGGCGCCGTGCTGCAGCTGAGAAGAAACCTCCACCTTATTCTCCTCACCAGAGCCACATCCAAATACCAGACAACAAGCTCACTACTTcagacaacacagaggaaatgacCCCCGAGCAGGACTCTGACAAAGGAGCAGAGGCCAGTCTCAACCCGCAATGTGATACCGGCACAGCGGCTGAAATGGAAGTGGAGTGTGCTAATGATTGTCACCACAGCGCAACAGCAGACATTTCTCAAGATGTAATAGAAGAAATCTGCGATAATAAGAGCTGCTTGAAGGAGACTGAGCTGGTGGAGGTGGGGAAACTAAGCAGCCATTTTACATCTGGTTCagagaaattagaaaaaaaatcaagtgatCAGTTAGATTAATGATGGAAAGGTCATGTTAGATGAAAATATATTGGTATTGGATCAATGAAGTAATGTCTTCATTAATTGATTCATCATATGAGAGAGTGACTGGGGACATAATAATTATTGCTCTTATATTcgtgttaaaacaaaaaacatttttaactttaaatctGGAGCTCTACATACATCAAATGAGCTATGAACTAGCTGGGAAAAATTGGAAGATATCTAATTTCTCATAAAAGTTTTCTGTAATGTAAGCGAAAGCTGGCTGTAGCTTTCCAGACATCAACCCACGGGGAATATTTCTCCCTCACCTACTTATCTATTTCTATTAGACCTCAttctttttggggtttttggACTAGCACAGACTGGGATCACATTCAGCAGCATTTACAATACCTTCATGTTATATTAATGTTCTTTTCGTGTCTTTTTAGGTGTTCAAAGCTGGAGAACAGGAGGGTGAGAATGTAAACgaaaacaaaactgcagttgacaaagacagacaagcGGAAGAAAACTTGAAGTGTACTTCAAACAATCAAGAGTGTTTTGACCAGGCCCCCCCCGCTCTGAGTGAAAATGCTGATGACAGTCTACTAGATAACGAAACCACGCCGCAAACAGACAGTGTTCAGTGCAGCTCAGTGGAGCCCATCATCAATGTAGACGATCCTCCTGTCACTGTTACCTGCTCTGGTAAAGATGAGGACTACGTTGAAGAGAATCACCTTCCAGATAGGAGTGACTACAGTAACTGCCTAGCTGGTGGGGTGATTGAGGAAGATATAGAAAAAGACCACCTTTTCATGTCTGTCACATCTGCTCTtgactctgattggctcaaGAGAGAAATCCAGTGCAAAAACTATGAAACGggtgaatttgttgtttttcctcaagaAAGTATTGAACTCCAAAAGACAAATAACGAGTCCTTTGCGACATCCAGCGCTGCTGTTGGTCCTGATACTACTGAAAATCTGACCGCTCCCGTACAAGACCAACAAATGCCTCAgcttccatccatccaccaaGATGAAAAAATTTACCACATGGAAATTCATGAAACCTGTGATAGGAAGGCTATTCCTGCTACTGATGCAGCTGTTTGTCATAATCATCATATTATTACACCTGCAGTGCTAGAAGAAGTATCTTACCCTGATGTGTTGTCTTTCTCCCAGCAAAGTGCCCAAATCCAAAATGATGAAGACTTTTTAGAGTTCATCACAAGTGCTGCACCTGTAGCCACTGATGATCTTAAACCTCCCATGTGTCAATTTCACTTGTCATCTTTGGAGCAAAGTGAGCTGAGGGATAACAACCAGGACAGCATAGCAACTCCTAGCGTCGGAGAAGAGAGTGGGATTTCAAGCATGGCCGTCAGCCCTGATTTACACGGAGCTGGTGACGAGTTTGAGCTGGCCATTAACAATATGATGCTTCCAACGATGGAGTGTGATGCACCGTCTGAAGAAAGGACGGAGACTCAAAACAGCCACGTTGGTCGTGATGTAGGGGGAACAGTGTTCAGGCCTTACTCACCACCTGTCTCCCAGCAACCCCGCAATGAGCACACAGACAGCGCTAAAAATGAGTCATTTGCAGCCAACGAGGACATGTTTGGCCACGAGATTGAGGACAGCTACCACAGAGCATGGGAGCTGGTTATGGTGCAGGACGCAGCAAGTGAAATGAGCTTAACCAAGGAGCCAAAAGAGCAAATAGATGTGAAAACTGTTGTTGAGGTGGTTGAGAAGAAGACAAAAGCAACAGTTTCAAAGAAAGCGGtaacagaaggagagaaggagaaagaagaggactATGAAAAGACCAACATCAGTATCATGGAGGCAACTATGGACAATAATGAATGGATCACAGATAGTAACAACCAAGTCCTTCCCTGGATGAATTTTTCTCTCCAACCTCTTGCCCAAGAACACCCAAAAATGGAGAAGCTTCCCTCCGAGGATTCCTTCCAAGAGAGCTCCACCCTCACAGAcactcctccttcctctgcaaTGGTTCAAAACAGCACACTCTCCCccgtgcacacaaacacagaaagtaaCAAAAAGGTTGTGTCGGTTCAGCCCATGCCACAGAATGTCAATGTGACCTTCCGTATCCACTACATCACCCACACCCCCTACCAGACGGTGGCTGTCACTGGGAACCAGCAGGAGCTGGGAAACTGGAAGGAGTTCATCCCGCTGGAGAAGGCCGGGGATGGGCTCTGGGCCACCGTGGTCAGCCTGCCTGTAGACAGCCTTGTGGAGTGGAAGTTTGTGTTGATGGACAAGGGTGAGGTGTTTCGCTGGGAGGAGTGTGGCAACCGCCTCCTGGATACGGGCTACGGAGACGACCTGATCGTGCAGAAATGGTGGGGGTTCATGTAGGAGGAGTTTGAGAGCAAAGGGCAGCAGAGGTGAGAGAACATGCTGTGACACCAGCATGTGTATCATCTTTGAAACTGAATACTGGACCAGATAAAAATTATAACTTCCCATCACAAGTCCCAAATGATACGGTAGTAGTTTAAAATGAAGTCTCATACTAATATAGGCGTTGAATATGACAGTGAAACAGGATATGCTGTATCGCTGCATTAAAAGATGTCAGGTCTTGATCAAAACTGGGCTGAACCTGTTAAAAAAGGGAATTTCTTTTAGTATGAGAACAGAAATTCGACCAACAACTTTGATAATTAGTCtgaattgttgttgttattgtgttggcTGCCTAGAAAACAAGCTATCCATCATCTTTGGCTCTCAGATCTGCAGACCAACTCTACAATGTTTGAATGTGCATATATGAAATTTTATAGTAAAAGAGTGTATTGAAACAACAGTTATAGACTTATGCAGCCCAGTTTCAACGGAGACACCTGATGTTTTTGTGGCTTGCAGATTTCCATGATAACTCCTTTATATTGGTCATCTAGTCGGACTGTCCCGAGAGGATTGCCCTCTCACAGTTAATCATTAAATGGATCTTTCAGTGGACTGAAAATATtgccataattaaaaaaaaaaaaaaaaaaaaaagacattacatTCAATGTGTTGTCATTGCCATGGCAATATCTTTGATTATGCAAATTGCACCTCTTCAAAAGTGGGTGATTTCATGCAAGTGCTcgttcttttaaataaaaacattattgtaCTGTCCATATGCTGCTTAAATACTCCCAAACGATCTATAATAATAAATGCACATAGTTCACTTTTACTACAGCAATAATCAAAGCAATAATTGTTCTGTATGCTGTGTGGTTGGTGTTATCAGGTATTCTCATGCGTTTACTACTAAACTGTGACATAGTTGTATCCTTGACGCTGCTTTTCTCTCGAGGGACTCTGCATGCATATTTGACCCATTGTTCTCTAAATGTGCCTTTTaaccttcatttttttctattcatgTGTTATCATGCATctctttgctgtttgttttctttgattcacTGCACCCTTTGTTGAATTAATAACAGAACCTTCATCATTTTCTCAAACTTATACTCTGAACACGCTACTAATGTTGAATGCTATTAAAATGAAGTTggttatcaaataaaaaaaaaaaaaatcctttgctGAAATGTGCTTCTGATACAAGTTGAGTCACTGAAAGCCCTGATGTTCGGAGGGAATTATAGTAACACCTCAGTGCTTCACTCActaaaaaaagagagcgagggtcacttcattatttttcataaacTGAAGTTAACCAGGTCATTTTGCCtatattgtagtttttttttttttttttaaaccaagaaCCTAAATGTGCTACGGTGCTGTTGCTGTTTACATTTCTGGGAATTATTTACCGCTCTTGCAACAAACAAATAGTCAATCATTTTGAGGAAATGCAGTGAAAAAGCACTTTGAACTGGTAACCCAAATCTCCTTTATATAGATTTCTGTGGAAGCCAAGACCTTGTTTTGTGTCCAGCTGGCTCAGGGGTGGGCTCATGCAGGGAAAGCATCGTAAGCAGGCAGATTTTCATGCCAGCTCATCAGCCACACTCAGCTCAGTGCTGAAGGTGGAAAGGAGTGCACAGGAGTGCCgaacaacgcacacacacgcatatgtgcacatgcacaagtccgttttttttttttttttttccttgcgtAAATGATTAATCATTTTTCCCCCATTCTGACCAGCGTGGCATTTCTCCATGGAGCTCTTTTCTTACCAGGGACAACTTTCACTTTAGTGGACACCATGGTATCAatcacatttgtcatttttgaacTGAAATCTTCTACAAGCTCATTCACTGAGACCCTTGAGAGGGCGGGAGAGGAGGGGGAtgtctaaataaatatttcactggCGTTATCAGTGATACACCATTTGGCAATTAACTCTTTGAATATTAGTCTGCGCAGAGATAGCACTCTCAAAAAACACGCAGGGATAATCAGAGAGAGTAACCACAGTAACCATCAGTCACCACAACCTTAGAAATGGTCAGACCCATTTGTACCCTTTGTTGTGCGTGGGCTCCTGCACATGCTGAGTCAGTCCAGAGTTATCAAGGACACAACACAGTTCTTTAGTGCCTCTGTCGTGGAGGCTGTCAACATGGATCTTAAACTCCTCAACAATAATTACAAAGTCAAAGTTGACTACAGACTACAGTTCAGCAAAGTCATCAAAAAAGTGTGCACAGTGCTTAGGTGGCCCGTAGATGCTCGAGCAGAGGAACACAAATGGAGAGCCACGTGTTCAAAAGAAGCAAAACTTCTAGGGGAATCATTAAACAAAATGGCAACTCCACCGTCTTGTGCACTCTGAGTTCACTCATAAAAATGAAGTAGGGAAAGGTGGACTCAATAACAGCAAAACCattgattaaaaatgtctttcctGTTAAAGACCAAGGTGAATTTAGTGAACAGAGTTAGGACAAAGCTTATAGCGAAAACAGGTAAACGATAGCAATGCGCTTGAAATTACAAACTATAactatagatagatagatatactttattgatcccaaactgggaaattatCTTAATAGGACAGCTAACATATTTCCTGCATTGACCTGCCTCTGTGTGtcctgtgcatgtgtctgtgaaaTGTGATCCCTGCGCCGCATTTGGAAGACCCCATCCATTCAAAGTGACCAATACTTGCATGAGCCTCTCCTTGGATATTGAACCCTAAACCAGGATTAACATCATGCTCCTAGCCAAACATGTCTGTACGGCCTCACTTGACCAGCCTCAAACTGGGTCAACAGAGCTCCAGGAGAGCTTATTTCTGGTCTAATTCTTATTTCAAAACGCAAGTTCAGCGAACTTTAGTCAGTTTGCTCAAGCGTAGAGTCAAATATAACAAACACACTATATAGAGGCTCTGTTTGCACACAAGGCTCAATAACTAACTAATGTCACCTCCAGGGTCAAACCTGTTAATTTTGTGTAAAGACTGCACACTCGCTCATTGCTTCACTGCTAATGTGGCAAAGGCGAATGTGTGCACTTTCTAAGGTTGAAGGTAATCCTTTATTTAGACACGAGGCTTACAACCGACACCACTGACACCACCCACATTCTGCTTATGCATCCCGCGCTCTGTGTGTTGAACACATCATCTAAACAGTTAAGCCAAAGCTTGATCTCTATGAAGGCAAATGTCTTAGCACTGAGTCAACAGTCTCATTTGTGTCTGGCTCTTCAAAAAACTGTTCGGCACATGACAAAGAGAAATTGATGAACCTATAAAAGAACAACCCGAGAGCTGCCCACTGCTCTTCGGAGCTTATAGGGAGTTTGAGCACACTACTGAGCTGTTGTGCTTTTCTCTCAGCGATCTTATAGCCGCATTTTTAATTGGAGGCGGCAGCTTTTCAGCAACACATAACAACCAACAACTATCTAACAGAAGAACAGTTGGTGACCCAAAGCAGAGCTAAAGAAAGTAAGAAGTAATCAAAAGGACCTGCCTATATTTGTCATGTGTCCAGAAACTATGGCAACTGCTGCGCTGTGACAAACTGGGGAAAGCCAGCTGACAAAAGGAGTAGAACGCCTCATTGTCACACAAAACTAGGAGACTAGGTTCACAGAAGGAACTGTTGTACCGCAGCACTTCATGATTCACTACTGAAACAGACAGTGCTTCTCAGTGTGGTCCTGACTCATTACCCATGTATCTCAGCCAATCATTTTGGTCTCTTTGCCACTTATCTAGGCCAAAAGAACCTTGAACAGAGATAGGAATTATACAGCCATGGAGACCGAGCCTCTTAAAACCAACTGGTCATTGGTGACCACTTTGAATCTGTCGAGAGCAGTCTCACTGAGAAAAAGCTGTTTAACCACCAGGCAGGATTGATATGCTACACATTCTCAGTTTGGGATAAATTCTCCACAATTAAACTCCTAAGTTTACAAACATATGAGCATTTACGTATAAATAATCCAGACGAACCAGCATCATAAACCAGCGGGGCAGTAGAATCTCCCTACCTGAGAAATGGTGCACTGTTCATTGCTGGATGAAGTATATTCCTTTAATCCTTGAGAGTCCACATACCAAAGGgcaagtttttagtttttcaacTTCCAATTCccaggagggggtggggtggcaTGTCCAGGTACATGGACAATAAGACAGGTGAGTTGtagccacttcctgttttgttttgtttttttcttgttgcatTATTTCTTCTTCAAGACCATTCAGTTGGGGTCACAAGAGGCACAGCGCCATCTTGTGACAGTGTTGTGCCCAAAGTTATCCTGAGGAAATTTGTCTTAGGCACAATGCTACAATCAGTTGCTGACATAAAAAGACACTGacaggacacacaaaacaaaactaaacattcATTAACACACAAGCGCTTGTTTGATCTTGGGTAAGACATCTTGACTCCATCTTTAAATGAAGGAATTCCAGTGCAGGGTGTCTACAACCATGCTGGCTCTTCTGCATCATGGCATTAGATTGCATTATGGTGCTACATCTGCCTGTACAGAGGTCAGCGGGTCACACCTCACAGTCTCACTGTCACAGCcaaagacacaacaacagtGTTTCCCTGCAGCAACACTTTGTCACTCCGTACAGTGTTCAGCTTCACAGcatgtttttctcttgtgttttcatgtgtcttttatttattgttcgTTCTCTTTGTATCGTTAACAAAATCCACGATTCCCTCTTCAACCCATCGATGCAAAAATGGCTCAGTATgctctattttattttgcaggtagtttattttaatttttgttttagtttaatgtatatttcacttttaaatctGCACAAGATCcagtaattattattttttttatctagttttattgtttgtgtcattttctgtattaatgttaaatgtgtccTAAAAGGCCGTTGGTGCAAACAAtgaattttcttctgttttctttgttttcttgttacCAAAAATAGATCCTGTCCATAATGAGAGTGGAAACTGGTGTGTGTCTAATTTAGTTCAAACTGTGGAACAGTCCAGATATGCCAGCTGTATCACATCTAGATATAACTaaagtaataaaagtaataaagtaataaaaaaaactgcatgacTCTGTTAAACTATCTGCTCTGACAATAtaatatttcatgtattttatgtaGGCTAATCTAATGTGTTTAGTAGAGCTAGACGGATGCTAACAGATGCTAAGActcaaatttcaaattcaaatttgtcTACAAATGTGTCAAGTATGCAAAATGTTAAGGTTCCATTTAAATTTATTGATATCAATTGAAAATATGATCAGTCCATTTCAAGATAGTCCTGGATCAAAGTTATTCAAGGGGAATCTCTGACCTGATGGAAGAATGTCTGATTATCTGGCAATAAATACTGCAGGAATCAAAGCATTGGAAGGCAGATTGTCATGAAAGCGCTGCTGctcatcagacacacacacacacacacacacacacatatatatataaaactagCAATCAGcaaaaaatgtgacagactgtgactgaaaatgaaGGCTGTGACTAATTCAAGCTCTCTTCCGAAACGTTCTCTTGCATTATGTATGtttgctttaaataaaaatgacttcaGACAGGTTGCCtttcccacagagctgcagactCTTGGTTGACTGTGACACTCAGGGATTCTCAGTCCAAGCTGGACCGCTAAGTGTGAAATTGTCTTTCTGTGGAGCTTCAGCCTGCTGTCTCCTCTTACAGAGGCTGACTAGTCAAACCGGGCTACtgcttgaactttgacctgggAGGGTTGTATGATAACGTCAGAGTGTACAGATGTATCTGTATCAATTTGTACTTTTTCATGGTGTTCGCTTGCATTTCAGTCCCTAATTCattgaattatttatatatttatttattttatttttgtttacaagCAAagaatcattcattttaaagtatAGCACAGTTTTTTTCATGGCACAACAAATGATAAAAGCTTTGTTAGGTTTTTGTGCCTTGATTTTGCACTAAAATTGTCCAAAGCCGGTGGCGTACATCAAAACATGTTTGCTAGTTCTGAAGTACAATCTAAAATAGTTTGGTGAAATGATGAAGTCCTAGATAACAGTATCGGTGTACTATGTCGCGATTGTGGTTAGGGTGTGTCATAC
This sequence is a window from Echeneis naucrates chromosome 12, fEcheNa1.1, whole genome shotgun sequence. Protein-coding genes within it:
- the stbd1 gene encoding uncharacterized protein stbd1, with the protein product MLMKNSNAVAAEKRVDLASLFCMISRHGPAVALALIAMVSVLAGFIIYRSVRGKRRKATAADGDSASPEEETDTSVIRPGPGPGPSSEESHSSAESTDASNEDLSDVREAPDSFQTDLKVRRRRAAAEKKPPPYSPHQSHIQIPDNKLTTSDNTEEMTPEQDSDKGAEASLNPQCDTGTAAEMEVECANDCHHSATADISQDVIEEICDNKSCLKETELVEVFKAGEQEGENVNENKTAVDKDRQAEENLKCTSNNQECFDQAPPALSENADDSLLDNETTPQTDSVQCSSVEPIINVDDPPVTVTCSGKDEDYVEENHLPDRSDYSNCLAGGVIEEDIEKDHLFMSVTSALDSDWLKREIQCKNYETGEFVVFPQESIELQKTNNESFATSSAAVGPDTTENLTAPVQDQQMPQLPSIHQDEKIYHMEIHETCDRKAIPATDAAVCHNHHIITPAVLEEVSYPDVLSFSQQSAQIQNDEDFLEFITSAAPVATDDLKPPMCQFHLSSLEQSELRDNNQDSIATPSVGEESGISSMAVSPDLHGAGDEFELAINNMMLPTMECDAPSEERTETQNSHVGRDVGGTVFRPYSPPVSQQPRNEHTDSAKNESFAANEDMFGHEIEDSYHRAWELVMVQDAASEMSLTKEPKEQIDVKTVVEVVEKKTKATVSKKAVTEGEKEKEEDYEKTNISIMEATMDNNEWITDSNNQVLPWMNFSLQPLAQEHPKMEKLPSEDSFQESSTLTDTPPSSAMVQNSTLSPVHTNTESNKKVVSVQPMPQNVNVTFRIHYITHTPYQTVAVTGNQQELGNWKEFIPLEKAGDGLWATVVSLPVDSLVEWKFVLMDKGEVFRWEECGNRLLDTGYGDDLIVQKWWGFM